From one Rhodamnia argentea isolate NSW1041297 chromosome 1, ASM2092103v1, whole genome shotgun sequence genomic stretch:
- the LOC125313665 gene encoding uncharacterized protein LOC125313665, which yields MPEKGASSPPPFHKWVHRPSPVVHWRFGVLSALVFVGMLVVWSIDGCTINSLLDAWRFKQDYESIKVQGSNSDLSFDPHQNQTVTRQGLTSNASRLPVDLSDDVPQVPVNLNGSSDSGGFVEDPHRKEEKNVVDVVVPDWVSSQLEPNFTSSLLSRWLAPGGEPCRESRTEDISIPGIDGKGSIELSAGAVHEFDFTALDGAGNLRCLGGDYFETDLSGESWKSRPLVKDFDNGSYSVSLQVHPDFVGDYNLTIILLYRHFEGLKFSPGRFVFDRELRKVSIRFYKSEVKLPELHLCGKSDFGKDVWFGRWTQHGKNDDCQISNDGRYRCLAPDYRCQSPWCDGLLSLLESNGWVYSAHCSFKIFSPDAAWNCLKGRWMFFWGDSNHVDTIRNMLNFILDLPEIPLVPRRFDMNFSNPKDASQSVRITSIFNGHWNGTQNYEGLNSLQDEGFRSLLKKYFSEETVPDTIIMNSGLHDGVKWRNVRAFSVGAQYAASFWAEVMEGVRQRGLVVPRIFYRTTVATGGYARALAFNPNKMEAYNGVVIDKFRQAGLVSGVIDNFDLTYPWHFDNRCNDGVHYGRAPAKMKWRDGEIGHQYFVDLMLAHVLLNALCSR from the coding sequence atGCCGGAAAAGGGAGCGAGCTCGCCCCCGCCGTTTCATAAATGGGTTCACCGGCCGAGCCCGGTGGTGCACTGGCGGTTCGGGGTGTTGAGCGCCTTAGTCTTTGTGGGCATGTTGGTGGTTTGGAGCATAGATGGGTGCACGATTAACAGCCTTCTTGACGCATGGAGGTTTAAGCAAGATTACGAGTCCATAAAGGTCCAAGGTTCTAATTCTGATCTATCGTTTGACCCCCATCAAAATCAGACCGTGACCCGTCAAGGGTTGACATCAAACGCCTCGCGACTTCCTGTTGATTTGTCAGACGATGTTCCCCAAGTCCCGGTCAATTTGAATGGTAGCTCAGATTCAGGTGGCTTTGTGGAAGACCCTCAccggaaggaagagaaaaatgtaGTGGATGTAGTTGTTCCAGATTGGGTTTCGTCCCAATTAGAGCCCAACTTCACCTCCAGTCTCCTCTCGAGGTGGCTGGCTCCTGGGGGAGAGCCTTGCAGGGAATCCAGGACGGAGGACATTTCGATTCCTGGGATAGATGGTAAGGGTTCGATTGAATTGTCGGCTGGGGCTGTTCATGAATTTGATTTCACTGCGTTGGATGGGGCGGGAAATTTGCGGTGTCTGGGCGGCGATTATTTTGAAACCGATCTTTCCGGTGAGTCTTGGAAGTCGAGGCCCCTGGTGAAGGATTTCGATAATGGATCTTATTCGGTCTCACTTCAGGTTCATCCAGATTTCGTGGGGGATTACAATCTGACGATCATCCTGCTGTATAGGCACTTTGAAGGGCTCAAGTTCTCGCCGGGCCGGTTCGTGTTTGATCGGGAGCTAAGAAAGGTCTCAATAAGGTTCTATAAGAGCGAGGTGAAACTGCCAGAGCTGCATCTTTGTGGCAAATCTGATTTTGGTAAGGATGTTTGGTTTGGCCGCTGGACCCAGCATGGCAAGAACGATGATTGCCAAATCAGCAATGATGGTCGTTACCGGTGCCTTGCGCCGGATTACAGGTGCCAGAGCCCGTGGTGCGATGGCTTGTTAAGCCTTTTAGAGAGTAATGGTTGGGTATATTCCGCACACTGTTcattcaagatattttcgcctgatGCTGCCTGGAATTGCTTGAAGGGCCGGTGGATGTTCTTCTGGGGTGATTCGAATCACGTCGACACGATTAGGAACATGCTCAATTTCATCTTGGATTTGCCTGAAATTCCATTAGTCCCTCGAAGATTCGACATGAACTTTTCGAACCCTAAAGACGCTTCTCAATCTGTACGGATCACGAGCATCTTTAATGGCCATTGGAATGGGACCCAAAATTATGAGGGTCTCAACTCACTGCAGGATGAAGGGTTCCGCAGCTTATTGAagaagtacttttcggaagagACCGTACCGGACACCATAATCATGAACTCCGGTTTGCATGATGGTGTCAAATGGAGAAACGTAAGGGCATTCTCGGTTGGAGCACAATATGCCGCCTCTTTCTGGGCAGAGGTGATGGAGGGGGTGAGGCAGAGGGGCTTGGTCGTGCCGAGGATTTTCTATCGTACCACGGTAGCTACAGGTGGCTATGCCCGAGCGCTTGCATTCAATCCTAACAAGATGGAGGCGTACAATGGGGTGGTGATTGATAAGTTCAGACAAGCCGGGTTGGTATCCGGCGTGATCGATAACTTTGACCTCACCTACCCGTGGCACTTCGATAACCGGTGCAACGACGGGGTCCACTACGGCCGCGCCCCGGCGAAGATGAAGTGGAGGGATGGGGAAATCGGGCACCAGTATTTCGTGGATCTCATGTTAGCTCATGTGCTGCTCAATGCGCTATGCTCGAGATAg